Sequence from the Aquila chrysaetos chrysaetos chromosome 23, bAquChr1.4, whole genome shotgun sequence genome:
GAAGGAAGAGTTCTCATTATACTTGAAACTTAAATGTTCTGTTAAAATAAGTAGAGCCTAGCAGTTCTTTTTGCTTACCCAGCTATACACAAAAACATACACAAGGAATATTTTACTAAGCTTTTGCTTTGAATGCTTTAGGTTTATTGACCTGGAACTCTTTCCCTGTATTtaagttaatgaaaaaaacattgctgTAGATTAATCTAGATGCTCTTTGACAGCAACTTAAGAGAAATGTACAGGTTGGTGAACACAGCATCTCTTTCACTGTACTTAGCAATGATAACATCTGAGGATCTCAGGCTACTTTACCTGCATTACTGTGCTAAACTCGTAGCACTCTTGTGAGAAAGCTGTTATCACCTTCTTACAGATGGAGAAAGTAATATAGAAATTAAATCCTTCCCATCTGCTGGTATGTAAAATGCAGCTCTGTATGCCATAGTATTACATTTTACCATGGTATTATGTTGGTTTATATTATAATACTGTTACTGTTTTATTGCAAACCATGTATATCCCCATCTCCTTGCATTTCGGCACAAGCAATCTTAAACCCAGAGAGACTGGCCTAACGTTAAAATTACAACTCTGAGAGGCTCTGGATGGAATTTGACAAAAAATTGCCTCTCTGTGGGGCACGAGTAGGGATTGTCACTGTGTCCTGTGAAGGAGATGCAGGCACACACAGGTAGGTGTTCTCAACTGATGTTTTCATCCCCTGGTTTACCCTAAGGTAGCAGGTTCATATATCCAGATTCTGAATATGCCAAAATATGTCATATATGCCAATATTTCCTTAATGAATACATGAATAAACAGTTTggatttttattgtatttttggttctttttaatgtcttctcAAACATGTATCACTTGGCAGAAGCAGGCAATAAAAGTTTAGCTGTCATAGGACTGTTCAGCAGGTTAACAGTAGTTCACAGCACTGTTTTCTGCAATCTGAGATTTCTGTGGAGGTCATCCATTTCTGTCAATCACTGCAGAAAATTTGAGATGAACATAGCATTTCAAATGTTAGTTTTTAGTAGTCACTTGAAAGAACAGAGATTAATCAGCCCATTGTAGGTTGGATAATTTATAGTTAACTTTTATAGCTATAGTTGaatgctttgaaagaaataggTACTGAATAGAAGCTCAAACTGTAgcacaaaatactttaaagaaaaaaaatgcttaaattttTCCATGTTGCCGAAAACAGTTCATACGACATTCAGGGCACGCGGGGTATTTTGGCCTAAAGTGCTGCAGcactggcatttaaaaaattatcagacCTATTGTGGGTTTGGTAGTAAGCTATGATCATCAGTTATATTTTGGCCACAGCCTCCATGAGAATCAGTTGTCTTTTAACTAGTAAGGGGTTGAGTAAGTTGGAGAGCCATCCTTGTTGCATGTAATGTTGCTCCTGGAACAAATGATGCAGGTCCCCGCATCTGTCTTATGACAGTGGGCTCTGCATGCAAAATTATGATAAATTGTCACAAATGTCCACGTAGCTATGAGTCACTACAAACTGTGAGTGATAAGATGGGTTGTCTACAGTGTAATTTCTATCTATGTATCATGGTAAGGGCTTCATTTGTATTTCCTCTCTAGGAGTTGTAGAGGCTAGCcaccttaaaataaatttgagaaTAGCAGCTTTTGGTGTTAAAAGCTACAGAGACATGAACAAAAGTTTTAGGCAAAGAAATTTATATAttgttgcaaaagaaaagggaattaaaGTATGTTTCATGTGGATGTCTCAGGTTTGATGCTTGCTAGCCTGGCAGCCATAGTTTTTCAAAGCTCTGAGGTCTCTCATTTTTGTTAGGTCtgactttcttttctaaatgctttgactttgttttctttgctgatcTCCCTTCTGAGGATCTTTCTCCATTCTCTTTGTGTTtatctgcttattttttcatcacttgtcttttcagTAATGCCAGGCCACAAACACCGAAATCTTTTAAGCTGTCATTGTAATATTTACTGTCACTGCCGTGTAATGATAGCTTTAACCTCACTACTGTATTTTCTGAACCTGAACTTTCCCTGACTCTGTCTGCTTCCCGTATCTTGCTTCTTTACATGTGCTTCAGGCACCTCATTTTCTAGGAAGCTGCAGATTCCCATGCTACTGCAATACTCCAACGCCTAATGTACCACGTTCTTAGCTCTTGGCAGTTTCAGAGTAACAGTAAACAGTGCTTTGGTGAGAACAATATATCTATGCCAGAAGAAGATGGAACAAGAGTCTTAAAATGGTCAGCTTCTTTCAGAAAGAGAGCAAAATCAGCTGTTAAAACGCCCAGTTGGACTTCTATCTTACTGCAACTCCAGACTTTTCTAAATGTTTGATACTGTTCGATATtggtagaaaggaaaataagttcTTGTGTGTATTTTTCAGTGTGGTGTTTGTGATGTGATTCCTTTTGCTTCCATGTAGTAGTATTGTCAGCAGTTTAACAGATTGATGAGGAACAGCCTTAACCAAGACTTGGTTGTATTCTTCTTAGCCTATTACTCTGCTGATGGAGTCATCAGATGCAATGAATCTTGCTTGCCTAACAGCTGGATACTATAGACTGCTGGTTGACTCAAGGCGCTCAATATTTAACATGGccaacaagaaaaatacagggaGCCGAGAAACAGGTATTCATTGCACAGTATGTTAACGATGGTCCAATGTATAAAGCAGAAGCCAGGTTAAGCCAGTGCACCTCCAGAAAAATACAAGGCTATGCCAAATGAGATCTGATTGCTGGCTCAGACCTAGCACCACAGTATATCAGCTCAGCTTTATAGTTTTCTAATGTTCAGCCTATGATAGCATCTTAATGGTAAAATAAACCAGGTGATGAATTTCTTTCATACTGTAGTGAAACAGGTGCATACTCCCTATGAGTGTTATTGTTTTATGTGCATATATCTTTTGTAAGAATACGTACGGTATTGGAGAAACCAGCTGgggatttggttttgtgttaCTATTCCTGGAATAGCATTTGTACCTAGCTGGGGTTTAGTTTTGTGCTAAAGTACAAAAGTACCAGTTAAACTTTAGGTCATTAAATCAACAGATATTTAACTTAGAGCAGAGGTGAGTTTGaaagtgcttttctgaagtgtttcatGGCTCAGCTGCCCTATTCAGAGTGTTTATTGCTCAGCATTAACAAgctattgtttaaaaattacatgACTTTGCTCTTTGATTTCACaatgttgattttatttcaCCATGCTATAGGAACTGAAAATAGAGGGAAGCATAATCTCCTTGCTTCTGAGTGGAACTGTATACCAAAAACTACCACTTTCCTGGCTGAAGGAGATCAGGAGACTCAAATGTCCTTTGTCGATCCAAAACAGAAGACTGTAGATGTTTCTGAAAGTCTGTTATGTCAAAAAGAACACAGACATCTGTACATAGAAAATACTTATAATTCAGGTGGATTTGATCAGCATCTGGCCAAGCCAAGTGACCCcactgaagcagaagaaagcagaaattttaatCAGCCTTCACTGCTGTCACTCTCAGGTTTGGAATCTAGCAAGAAAGCACAGGATTCCCCCAGAGGAGCAAAAGTTTCCTTTATATTTGGAGATCACAACTTGGATGGTATCAATCCCCAGACTCTCGGCTATGAAAGGCTTTTGGATGAAAGTCCAGAAGTACTAGATAAACAAAGAGCCATTTATATTAATAATGCCAATGACATTAAAGGCCTGGAGTTGTCACCAGATGCTGAAAGCATTCAGTTTGCTGCAAATTCTGTTTACGCAACTATAAATGATGGTAAAATATTTGGAGCTGCAGAAGGGATAGAGGAGCCTTTGCTGCATGATATTTGTTatgcagaaaacacagatgaTGCCGAAGATGAAGATGAAGTAAGCTGTGAAGAAGACATCATGGTAGGAGAAATCAATAGGCCTGCTCTTCTCAGCCTTTCTGGTTCTAGTGATGACATTATTGATCTGACTTCACTTCCACCTCCGGAAGGTGATGATAATGAAGATGATTTCCTATTGCATACCTTAAACATGGCCATTGCTGCTCCTCCACCTGGCTTCAGGGACAGTTCAGATGAGGAAGACTCTCAGAATCAAGCAACGCAGCCTAGAGACAACAAGGAGCAAGCCAGTAACCTAGGCAATGATGACATTCCAGTGTCGCTTATCGACGCTGTCCCTACTAATACAGAGGGGAAGTGTGAGAAGGGGCTAGATGATGCTGTAGTCTCTACACTTCAAGCACTAGAAGCTTTGGCTGCTTCAGAGGAACAGCACACGAATGACAATTCAGGTTCTTTCACCATAGTTACATTTATTCATTGAAAATCATTCCATCTCATCTATTTAGCTTTGGAAATACTCCATTTCAtgagggttggtttttttttggttttcccttttttttttttttgccatcatTTTGCATACATCATATTCCATATTATTTAATGGATCTACAGTTATGTTATTAAACTACCTGTCCCGGGAACTGTGCAATAAAGTCAGAGTATTCTTACAAAGCATATTTTTGTCTCTAACACACCCCCTTTGCTTGTCACTTATCCAGGTGCTTCAGCTGCTGTCATTTAATTGACTCTTATTTTTTGTGGCTTGCAGGTGTAGCTATCCTGCGAGCATATAGCCCTGAGTCATCTTCAGATTCTGGCAATGAAACAAATTCCTCTGAAATGACTGAAAGCTCTGAACTAGCCgcagcacagaaacagtcagaaaacacTGCACGTATGTTTTTGACCACAAGCGAAGGCTACCAACCCCTTGTGGAAGAGCAGACTGAATTTCCCATCGCTAAGAATCAGGCTGGAGGGCCAGGCATGAAGCCCTCACAGCCTTTGGCTGGTCGTCAGGCTGCAGAGCTACAGTCAAAAGTTGTGCCTTCAAAGCAGATTCTTCATTCGGATAACATGGAAATGGAGCCAGAGACCATGGAAACAAAATCTGTCACTGATTATTTTAGCAAATTGCACATGGGATCCTTGGTATATTCTTGCActagtaaaaggaaaaataagatgacAGACAGCGAAGTAAAAGCACCCTCTGATGGCAATGCTACTGTGAAAAAACAACAGGGAACTAAAAAAGCAGAGCCTGATGAAGATCTAAAAGCTAAATTTGGAACTCTTTCAGCAAGAGACAGTCAACGCCTAAGCACTTTTAATGTGGAGAGAACTGCCTTTCGCCAAAGATGGTATGCTGCCGATGATGGGGCAGCAGATAAGCCAAGCCCAGAAACAGTGAACGGGAAGACTTTTCCAAGAGTTCCTGTCCTTGGTAAAACAGAAACTGACTGTAAGGATGAAGTAGATCCTGAGGTGGATCAGGATGATACCTCAGGGCTTAGCCAAGGTGAAAACTTTCTGTCAGATATGACTCCCGTGTCTTCAGCCAAAGACCTAAACGACGCAGAAGATACCGATTTATCTGCAGATGACCATCCTTCAAAGCTTCCAGAAGCTGAGCAGAGTGTGGCTAGACTTTGTGAATATCACTTGGCTAAGCGGATGTCATCTCTGCAAAGTGAAGGCCATTTCTCACTGCAAAGCTCTCAGTGCTCTTCAGTGGATGCAGGATGCAGCACAGGCAGTAGCACGTGTGCTACCCCCGTTGAATCTCCTCTTTGTACCTCTGATGTTAAGCACATTATCTCTGACCCGTCAATGAAGGGCATTGCCTATATTCCAGCAGATGAAAGAGCTGCCATGCTTCCAAACCATGGAACGACATACAAGGACCTGCACCAGCAGCCTGAAGCCGTGTGTCACAGAATGACAGTGCCTGTCGTGCATTCAGCAATTAATGCTGAACCACTGTTCGGCACTTTGAGGGAAGGATGTCATCGGATCCCCAAGATAAAAGAAACTACAGGTACAGCAGTAATAAAGCGTTTcttatgtttgcttttaaagctaCATGTTACCGTTGAGGACTAGGTGAGACATTTGCATTATCTTTACCTGAAACTACAACATCAAGCTGTAGCAGGCGGTGGGATTAGACCTTCAGCGTATCTATTCATTTTACTTGTACGCATTGAGATATTATTATGAGCTGCTTACAAAGAtcagtttttataaaaaatctCTCAttccagttaaaaatatttggggggACACTGATGGAGAGGCCTCTCTTCCACTCTTTGGAAGCCTCTCCAAAATCCATAGTCACTTGAGTTCCAGGATACTTGTTAGGTTATAAGATGACTTCACAAGGTATATTAATGTAGGAGAGAAAAACCTGTGATTCATTTATTATGTAtcttaaatgctattttaacaGATTGTCAAAAACATGCCAGTATGAATAAAAGGCTCTAAATGTAAGGATGTGAAAATGTCACTACCTTCTTAAGCATATATTTACCTCACCAGCTGACAGTAGGTGTTTCCTTAAGGAATAATTTACATATAGAAccattactgcatttttaagttCCAATTTCAAGAGATTTTATGAACTTactgttataaaaaaaatgcagcgTTATTCAGAGATAGAATTAGAAGTTCTTTCAGTTAGGTTTTAAATGTTTCCCTCTTCCTGGGTTGCAACCCACATGTAGCAGTAGTGTGTGAGTGCATGAAAATCCAGAAGTGGAACAGACTAGGAGCTAGAAtgagaaatgttatttctctgccaaaaaaaccacataacCAAACCAAAATTACCATGAATGCATCTTTCCTTACCCTCTCAGGTGTAGTtaaagaaggtattttaatctgaaaataatcATCTAATTAGTTAATAGAAAACATGCAGTCCATATGTTGGGGGAGATTTAGGATGTTTTATAGatgattttctcttcctttttttaaataagtctgCTGTAGTGGAATGAACAAATAACTATTCATAAGTTATAATTTGTTGATAGATTTTAAGAGTCAtcttaatgaaatacaaaagacaCAAGGAACTAGCAATgaattttttgtgaaatattttgaggaaTGGAGACCACTGGGAAATACCGGGAATCCATTTGTCCTGACTgttaaagatatttaaaagttCAGTCTCTGAATATTATCAGGGTGATGCTTAATTATTCTGTCTGCTCTTCTACTACCCCTAGTGTAGCTTTCACAGAGCCTGAAAAGGGAAGACAAGGAGGCATGCCTACAGCTTTTCCTAGACAGCCTCTAGCTGACTCCATCATGCTATCATCCATGCTATCAGAATCAAAGGTGCCAAGTCAAAATCAAGACTCTTGTGACATTCCCAAAGTAAATCAGGCTTGTGGGGCAACAGTTAGTTTACGGCCATATGACATGATAGGAGGAAGCCTCAGGATGCCGCACAACAGGAAAGTGCTGAGACGCAGCAGCAGCATCATTGGAGGATCTGCAGGCATTGAGatgctgtttgaaaagaagGCAGCCGCAGCCAGCTTGAAATGCCTGGACACCACCCGAAGGGACGAATCCAAATCGGAGAGAAGGGTGGAACTCCCCCTGGGCAAAAAGCTGTCAAAAAGTTATTCCCAGAGTTGTGTGTACGTCAGCACTGATAGGAAGGACAGTAAGAGGTGTTCGGGCACAGGCGCCAGTCAGAAGGACTCCAAGCCGTGTCGAACGTTGCCCTTGCGGAAGCTGGACACCAGTGCCTGGAGGTGTCGTGGCCCCTTTAGCTATTGTTTCCTAAGCAGAGGAAACGATGACAACGATGATGAAGATGACCGAGACAGCCATCAGCTCTCACATCTCTTCGAGCCGCAAATCCCGTGTGAGCTCGCAGAACCAGTTGGTCAGttgttttccagtgaaaatgaGCAGAAAGTCTTGGAGTCCCCGAAAGCTGCTGAGCCCCCACAAGATGAGGCAGTCAACGCGCATGAGAAGAGCAGTGCTGACATCCAAGGTGGCCAAATTGATGTGAATCTCAACGATGTGGCCTTCGATGCACGAATCACGCGAATAAATGTGATGAAGGAGAAGACGTATGCAATGCCTGATGGATTTATTGCAGCACAAAAGGATGCCAATGAGCTACTCTCACTGGTCCGAGCAAGTATGGGCAAGCGAGAAGATTTACATCCAGAAACATATGACCTTAAACTTTCTAAGTACAAACAACTGTTATCTATGGAATCGAGACAGTTGGGAAGTGCCTGCAGGAAAATGGCCATGGCTGATAAAAGCCCTGAGGAAATGCTTTTAGCTATGACTTCCAGCTTTCAAGTACTCTGTTGTTTAACAGAAGCCTGCATGCGTTTAGTTAAAGTCATGAActctgaaacacagcagcaggaaattaTAGCTAAGATAGACGAGGTTGTAATAAACtacatttgtcttctgaaggCTGCAGAAGCAGTGTCAGGCAAGACCTCCAGTGATCCTAGCATTAAACTCTTGGCTCGACATTCGACTACCATGGCCGCTATTGTAAGCACACTAACACGTtctcttaaaatgcttttaaacaaataaaatacaaaagtcaCTTCATAATCTACCTTTGCAAAGCCATACATaaaaaacttttatttactGTATGTGTATGAACTAATGTAACAAACTCAGCTTTCTCtgtatattttgttattttatataaaataggtaagagattaaaaaaaaagttaaaatactgAACACTGACAAAAGTAATGACCAGATCTGTCCTTCCGTTTatacaaaaacaaaagccaaaaaaaccctctccctaagaccagaaaaacaaacagaaaaaatcccATATAGGAGCAAATTGATGTTTGGCTATTTTTCATATAGTCAAATTTATGGTTGTATGAAGTGAACTTTTAAAGCCTGTTATGTCAATgaagttgttttctgtttcatccaAGTTTTCACTTGGAGAATGCTCCATgtttagaaatgagaaattaaatcaTAATGTATATAACacaatatttaatgttttaaaattataatttttaagcattgaaaatagcaaaaagacatttaaaatccAAGAGACTATTATAACTTACtagagaatatatatataataaatgaCTCTTTTGTTCATATGGCCTGAATTACCTGATTCTTCTTTTCTAggaaattctgtatttaaaaaaaaaaaaaaaaaataccaacttCAGTGGGTATCTGATGTGTTGAACATTAGTGTTGGCATTTTAGATAGTGAAGGTAACTGTGGAAGACTGAGGACACAGAAACCAGAGTGGTGGTTGTGGTCTCTCTGAAATGAAAGGTTGATGCCATACTGGTCAGACCAGAAGGTATAGGGCAGGTCTACACACTCCTTTCCCTGGTTAAATGAGAGAGAGACGACGGTCAGGAAATTCCTATGCTGTTTACTGTTTCATCATATAACTATGGTGCATCTGAACAACATGAACTGCAtctattttgttaaatattttatacttcaTATTTTATGATTCTGAATGTTTAACTGTAAATaagttagaaataaaatgaagttttcagaaTACAATAAATatctctgaaatatttccagctAGAGACAGTTTTTCTCTGAGTGATGACAAAGGCAATTTGTGAATAATCTCTCCCATCTGAACCTTTCTGGAGAATATTTTGTAGTCTTGTGTTTCACCTCTCAGTGTCACCTGGCACATAGGCTTTCACAAGAGCATCTGTTAAACTTTTCAGTCACCAAGGAGCAGCAGCCCTTGTGGAAAGTGCAGAATACCATTTTCCAAACTGATGTAGGTAACTTTCATCTGTTCCTCATAATGTCACATGCAAAGAGTACAACCgctctgttttgaaaacttAGCCGTTCAGTTGAAGCACGTGTGAAGCTTTCTGTGCCGAACTAGAAAGACTAAACcaacaaaattaagtttttgCCAAGGAAATACTTTCTTGCATAAAGTGATGCACTTCACTATGAAACCAAGACGTCCTTTTCCCTCCCACTGCAGAGAAACATCTTCAGAAACACGGTATCAGAAGCTTAATCTGTTGTCCGTAGGAGAAAAAATCTGAGACCAGTTCACTTAGCACGTGGACCCACTCTTGAGGGCAGCTCAGAGGTAGGCTGAGGCTGAATTACGCTGGGTTGTGGGTGACCACAGCCCGTCCCAAGCGGTGCTCACACTCGGGGCTCTCATTCCGGCAGCCCTGAGAGCGGGGCTGCGCGCGCTGCTCTTGCTGCAAGTACCAGTGAAATTCTTTCGGTGGTTTTTGAGTATTTCGTACTGGGGAAAAACAAGCTGAATTG
This genomic interval carries:
- the FRMPD4 gene encoding FERM and PDZ domain-containing protein 4 isoform X5; protein product: MTANRDGRDYFINHMTQSATFEDPRIESCQITPPAPRKVEMRRDPVLGFGFVAGSEKPVVVRSVTPGGPSEGKLIPGDQIIMINDEPVSTAPRERVIDLVRSCKESILLTVVQPYPSPKSAFISAAKKARLKSNPVKVRFSEEVIINGQVSETVKDNSLLFMPNVLKVYLENGQTKSFRFDCSTSIKDVILTLQEKLSIKCIEHFSLMLEQRVEGSGTKLLLLHEQETLTQVTQRPSSHKMRCLFRISFVPKDPIDLLRRDPVAFEYLYVQSCNDVVQERFGPELKYDIALRLAALQMYIATVTTKQTQKISLKYIEKEWGLETFLPSAVLQSMKEKNIKKALSHLVKANQNLVPPGKKLSALQAKVHYLKFLSDLRLYGGRVFKATLVQGEKRSEVTLLVGPRYGISHVINTKTNLVALLADFSHVNRIEMFTEDESSVRVELHVLDVKPITLLMESSDAMNLACLTAGYYRLLVDSRRSIFNMANKKNTGSRETGTENRGKHNLLASEWNCIPKTTTFLAEGDQETQMSFVDPKQKTVDVSESLLCQKEHRHLYIENTYNSGGFDQHLAKPSDPTEAEESRNFNQPSLLSLSGLESSKKAQDSPRGAKVSFIFGDHNLDGINPQTLGYERLLDESPEVLDKQRAIYINNANDIKGLELSPDAESIQFAANSVYATINDGKIFGAAEGIEEPLLHDICYAENTDDAEDEDEVSCEEDIMVGEINRPALLSLSGSSDDIIDLTSLPPPEGDDNEDDFLLHTLNMAIAAPPPGFRDSSDEEDSQNQATQPRDNKEQASNLGNDDIPVSLIDAVPTNTEGKCEKGLDDAVVSTLQALEALAASEEQHTNDNSGVAILRAYSPESSSDSGNETNSSEMTESSELAAAQKQSENTARMFLTTSEGYQPLVEEQTEFPIAKNQAGGPGMKPSQPLAGRQAAELQSKVVPSKQILHSDNMEMEPETMETKSVTDYFSKLHMGSLVYSCTSKRKNKMTDSEVKAPSDGNATVKKQQGTKKAEPDEDLKAKFGTLSARDSQRLSTFNVERTAFRQRWYAADDGAADKPSPETVNGKTFPRVPVLGKTETDCKDEVDPEVDQDDTSGLSQGENFLSDMTPVSSAKDLNDAEDTDLSADDHPSKLPEAEQSVARLCEYHLAKRMSSLQSEGHFSLQSSQCSSVDAGCSTGSSTCATPVESPLCTSDVKHIISDPSMKGIAYIPADERAAMLPNHGTTYKDLHQQPEAVCHRMTVPVVHSAINAEPLFGTLREGCHRIPKIKETTAFTEPEKGRQGGMPTAFPRQPLADSIMLSSMLSESKVPSQNQDSCDIPKVNQACGATVSLRPYDMIGGSLRMPHNRKVLRRSSSIIGGSAGIEMLFEKKAAAASLKCLDTTRRDESKSERRVELPLGKKLSKSYSQSCVYVSTDRKDSKRCSGTGASQKDSKPCRTLPLRKLDTSAWRCRGPFSYCFLSRGNDDNDDEDDRDSHQLSHLFEPQIPCELAEPVGQLFSSENEQKVLESPKAAEPPQDEAVNAHEKSSADIQGGQIDVNLNDVAFDARITRINVMKEKTYAMPDGFIAAQKDANELLSLVRASMGKREDLHPETYDLKLSKYKQLLSMESRQLGSACRKMAMADKSPEEMLLAMTSSFQVLCCLTEACMRLVKVMNSETQQQEIIAKIDEVVINYICLLKAAEAVSGKTSSDPSIKLLARHSTTMAAIVSTLTRSLKMLLNK
- the FRMPD4 gene encoding FERM and PDZ domain-containing protein 4 isoform X3 — translated: MDVFSFVKIGKLSGHRNKSSGWPHPSGTWSLNQGTPYGWEMTANRDGRDYFINHMTQSATFEDPRIESCQITPPAPRKVEMRRDPVLGFGFVAGSEKPVVVRSVTPGGPSEGKLIPGDQIIMINDEPVSTAPRERVIDLVRSCKESILLTVVQPYPSPKSAFISAAKKARLKSNPVKVRFSEEVIINGQVSETVKDNSLLFMPNVLKVYLENGQTKSFRFDCSTSIKDVILTLQEKLSIKCIEHFSLMLEQRVEGSGTKLLLLHEQETLTQVTQRPSSHKMRCLFRISFVPKDPIDLLRRDPVAFEYLYVQSCNDVVQERFGPELKYDIALRLAALQMYIATVTTKQTQKISLKYIEKEWGLETFLPSAVLQSMKEKNIKKALSHLVKANQNLVPPGKKLSALQAKVHYLKFLSDLRLYGGRVFKATLVQGEKRSEVTLLVGPRYGISHVINTKTNLVALLADFSHVNRIEMFTEDESSVRVELHVLDVKPITLLMESSDAMNLACLTAGYYRLLVDSRRSIFNMANKKNTGSRETGTENRGKHNLLASEWNCIPKTTTFLAEGDQETQMSFVDPKQKTVDVSESLLCQKEHRHLYIENTYNSGGFDQHLAKPSDPTEAEESRNFNQPSLLSLSGLESSKKAQDSPRGAKVSFIFGDHNLDGINPQTLGYERLLDESPEVLDKQRAIYINNANDIKGLELSPDAESIQFAANSVYATINDGKIFGAAEGIEEPLLHDICYAENTDDAEDEDEVSCEEDIMVGEINRPALLSLSGSSDDIIDLTSLPPPEGDDNEDDFLLHTLNMAIAAPPPGFRDSSDEEDSQNQATQPRDNKEQASNLGNDDIPVSLIDAVPTNTEGKCEKGLDDAVVSTLQALEALAASEEQHTNDNSGVAILRAYSPESSSDSGNETNSSEMTESSELAAAQKQSENTARMFLTTSEGYQPLVEEQTEFPIAKNQAGGPGMKPSQPLAGRQAAELQSKVVPSKQILHSDNMEMEPETMETKSVTDYFSKLHMGSLVYSCTSKRKNKMTDSEVKAPSDGNATVKKQQGTKKAEPDEDLKAKFGTLSARDSQRLSTFNVERTAFRQRWYAADDGAADKPSPETVNGKTFPRVPVLGKTETDCKDEVDPEVDQDDTSGLSQGENFLSDMTPVSSAKDLNDAEDTDLSADDHPSKLPEAEQSVARLCEYHLAKRMSSLQSEGHFSLQSSQCSSVDAGCSTGSSTCATPVESPLCTSDVKHIISDPSMKGIAYIPADERAAMLPNHGTTYKDLHQQPEAVCHRMTVPVVHSAINAEPLFGTLREGCHRIPKIKETTAFTEPEKGRQGGMPTAFPRQPLADSIMLSSMLSESKVPSQNQDSCDIPKVNQACGATVSLRPYDMIGGSLRMPHNRKVLRRSSSIIGGSAGIEMLFEKKAAAASLKCLDTTRRDESKSERRVELPLGKKLSKSYSQSCVYVSTDRKDSKRCSGTGASQKDSKPCRTLPLRKLDTSAWRCRGPFSYCFLSRGNDDNDDEDDRDSHQLSHLFEPQIPCELAEPVGQLFSSENEQKVLESPKAAEPPQDEAVNAHEKSSADIQGGQIDVNLNDVAFDARITRINVMKEKTYAMPDGFIAAQKDANELLSLVRASMGKREDLHPETYDLKLSKYKQLLSMESRQLGSACRKMAMADKSPEEMLLAMTSSFQVLCCLTEACMRLVKVMNSETQQQEIIAKIDEVVINYICLLKAAEAVSGKTSSDPSIKLLARHSTTMAAIVSTLTRSLKMLLNK
- the FRMPD4 gene encoding FERM and PDZ domain-containing protein 4 isoform X6, whose product is MERDFGVGKKQPLCIPWDISGVMDEGEEEQFCLHRNKSSGWPHPSGTWSLNQGTPYGWEMTANRDGRDYFINHMTQSATFEDPRIESCQITPPAPRKVEMRRDPVLGFGFVAGSEKPVVVRSVTPGGPSEGKLIPGDQIIMINDEPVSTAPRERVIDLVRSCKESILLTVVQPYPSPKSAFISAAKKARLKSNPVKVRFSEEVIINGQVSETVKDNSLLFMPNVLKVYLENGQTKSFRFDCSTSIKDVILTLQEKLSIKCIEHFSLMLEQRVEGSGTKLLLLHEQETLTQVTQRPSSHKMRCLFRISFVPKDPIDLLRRDPVAFEYLYVQSCNDVVQERFGPELKYDIALRLAALQMYIATVTTKQTQKISLKYIEKEWGLETFLPSAVLQSMKEKNIKKALSHLVKANQNLVPPGKKLSALQAKVHYLKFLSDLRLYGGRVFKATLVQGEKRSEVTLLVGPRYGISHVINTKTNLVALLADFSHVNRIEMFTEDESSVRVELHVLDVKPITLLMESSDAMNLACLTAGYYRLLVDSRRSIFNMANKKNTGSRETGTENRGKHNLLASEWNCIPKTTTFLAEGDQETQMSFVDPKQKTVDVSESLLCQKEHRHLYIENTYNSGGFDQHLAKPSDPTEAEESRNFNQPSLLSLSGLESSKKAQDSPRGAKVSFIFGDHNLDGINPQTLGYERLLDESPEVLDKQRAIYINNANDIKGLELSPDAESIQFAANSVYATINDGKIFGAAEGIEEPLLHDICYAENTDDAEDEDEVSCEEDIMVGEINRPALLSLSGSSDDIIDLTSLPPPEGDDNEDDFLLHTLNMAIAAPPPGFRDSSDEEDSQNQATQPRDNKEQASNLGNDDIPVSLIDAVPTNTEGKCEKGLDDAVVSTLQALEALAASEEQHTNDNSGVAILRAYSPESSSDSGNETNSSEMTESSELAAAQKQSENTARMFLTTSEGYQPLVEEQTEFPIAKNQAGGPGMKPSQPLAGRQAAELQSKVVPSKQILHSDNMEMEPETMETKSVTDYFSKLHMGSLVYSCTSKRKNKMTDSEVKAPSDGNATVKKQQGTKKAEPDEDLKAKFGTLSARDSQRLSTFNVERTAFRQRWYAADDGAADKPSPETVNGKTFPRVPVLGKTETDCKDEVDPEVDQDDTSGLSQGENFLSDMTPVSSAKDLNDAEDTDLSADDHPSKLPEAEQSVARLCEYHLAKRMSSLQSEGHFSLQSSQCSSVDAGCSTGSSTCATPVESPLCTSDVKHIISDPSMKGIAYIPADERAAMLPNHGTTYKDLHQQPEAVCHRMTVPVVHSAINAEPLFGTLREGCHRIPKIKETTV